A genomic window from Zalophus californianus isolate mZalCal1 chromosome 13, mZalCal1.pri.v2, whole genome shotgun sequence includes:
- the LOC113934865 gene encoding coiled-coil domain-containing protein 34-like has protein sequence MWTAGGWGADSPPSGPRSSARCRSRSRPSSGSFSVLTADARGQGLEPMTVCSPSPPLSCSNSTTSLLSPLGHQSFPFDYDDGDGEDEEDVDEGAHDSQAKVASLRGVELQGCASVAESEDNQEEQKQVHLPESRLTPWEVWFVGKEKEERDRLQQKALAELNQQLEKRKEMEEREKRKVIAEEKHKEWVQKKNEQKRKEREQKINKEMEEKAAKELEKEHLQEKAKEKYQERLKKKNAEECEKKKKEKEKEKQQQAELQEKKEIEKRFKEWLENAKNKPRPAAKSYGYANGKLTDFYSGNSYPEPAFYNPIPWKPIHMPPSKEAKDLSGKKTKRPVISQPRRSSSSLVVQKARSNLCLGTLCRIQR, from the coding sequence ATGTGGacggccggggggtggggggctgattCGCCACCCTCCGGCCCTCGGTCCTCCGCCCGCTGCAGGTCCAGGTCTCGGCCCTCCTCTGGCTCCTTCTCCGTCCTCACGGCGGACGCccgggggcaggggctggagccgATGACGGTGTGCTCACCGTCGCCGCCGCTGAGCTGCAGCAATTCCACCACGTCGCTGTTGTCTCCCCTCGGCCACCAGAGCTTCCCGTTTGACTACGACGATGGTGACGGGGAGGATGAGGAAGACGTGGATGAAGGTGCTCATGATTCACAGGCTAAGGTGGCGAGCCTGAGAGGAGTGGAGTTACAGGGGTGCGCCAGTGTGGCTGAATCAGAAGATAACCAAGAAGAACAGAAACAGGTGCACCTACCGGAAAGCCGCCTGACACCATGGGAAGTGTGGTTtgttggcaaagaaaaagaagaacgtGACCGTTTGCAACAGAAAGCTCTGGCGGAATTAAATCAacagctagaaaaaagaaaagaaatggaagaacgtgaaaaaagaaaggtaattgCTGAAGAAAAGCACAAGGAATGGGttcagaaaaagaatgaacagaaaagaaaggaaagggaacaaaaaattaataaggaaatggaggaaaaagCAGCAAAGGAATTGGAGAAAGAACATTTgcaagaaaaggcaaaagaaaaataccaagaacggttaaagaagaaaaatgctgaagaatgtgaaaagaagaagaaagaaaaggaaaaagaaaaacaacagcaagctgaattacaggaaaaaaaggaaatagagaaaaggtTTAAGGAATGGttggaaaatgcaaaaaataaacctCGTCCAGCTGCAAAGAGCTATGGTTATGCCAATGGAAAACTTACAGATTTTTACAGTGGAAATTCTTATCCAGAACCAGCCTTTTATAATCCAATTCCATGGAAACCCATTCATATGCCTCCTTCCAAAGAAGCTAAGGACCTATCAGGAAAGAAGACTAAAAGGCCTGTGATAAGTCAGCCACGCAGGTCATCATCCTCTCTGGTGGTTCAGAAAGCCAGAAGCAATCTTTGCCTTGGGACTCTGTGCAGAATACAAAGATAG